In Bradyrhizobium sp. CCBAU 051011, the following are encoded in one genomic region:
- a CDS encoding ABC transporter permease, translating into MKQASRVLLRNPGGMIGIAILSIAVIIALFGPLLFPTSPWRMVQRPFLPPFTLSGFPLGTDALGRDVMAGIIYGARVSLLVGLISTLASLAVGIPLGATAGYFGGKVDDALMRFTEFFQTVPSFALAIVLVAIMQPSIVSIVAAIAIVSWPPVARLVRGEVLSLRTREYVQAAVVTGQTNWWIIWREILPNALSPVIVLASLMVATAILLESSLSFLGLGDPNLMSWGYMVGAGRTVIRQAWWITVFPGIAILVSVLALNLIGEGLNDALNPRLAKGGR; encoded by the coding sequence ATGAAACAGGCCTCGCGCGTGCTGTTGCGCAATCCCGGCGGCATGATCGGTATCGCGATCCTTTCCATCGCGGTGATCATCGCCCTGTTCGGTCCCCTGCTGTTTCCGACCTCGCCGTGGCGCATGGTGCAGCGGCCATTCCTGCCGCCGTTCACGCTATCAGGCTTTCCACTCGGCACCGACGCGCTCGGCCGTGATGTCATGGCCGGCATCATCTACGGCGCGCGCGTCTCGCTGCTGGTCGGCCTGATCTCGACACTGGCTTCGCTCGCCGTCGGCATCCCGCTCGGCGCGACAGCCGGATATTTCGGCGGCAAAGTCGACGATGCCCTGATGCGCTTCACCGAGTTCTTCCAGACCGTGCCTAGTTTTGCGCTCGCGATCGTCCTCGTCGCAATCATGCAGCCGTCCATCGTCTCGATCGTCGCGGCCATCGCCATAGTGAGCTGGCCGCCAGTGGCACGGCTGGTGCGCGGCGAGGTGCTGTCGTTGCGCACGCGCGAATATGTCCAGGCGGCGGTCGTGACGGGACAGACCAATTGGTGGATCATCTGGCGCGAGATCCTGCCGAATGCGCTTTCTCCTGTCATCGTGCTTGCCTCGCTGATGGTGGCGACCGCGATCCTGCTGGAATCCTCGCTCTCCTTCCTCGGCCTCGGCGACCCGAACCTGATGTCGTGGGGCTACATGGTCGGCGCCGGCCGCACCGTTATCCGTCAGGCCTGGTGGATCACGGTATTCCCCGGCATCGCCATTCTGGTCTCGGTGCTGGCGCTGAACCTGATCGGCGAAGGCCTCAACGACGCGCTCAACCCTCGCCTGGCCAAAGGGGGACGCTGA
- a CDS encoding class II aldolase/adducin family protein: MDDQTLQIRIDLAAAYRLIHRLGLDDSIYTHISVRLPGRNDRFLINPYGLRFEEVTASNLVTVDLDGNVIDDPLGLGINPAGFTIHSAIHAARHDAICVLHTHTVSGIAVACQKRGLLPLNQWSLQFSGCLAYHDYEGIALDLDERSRLVADLGDKFVMVLRNHGMLTCGRSVAEAFKLMHNLERSCRAQLAVQSSGAEIIELSDAVAHKTAGQYATFYDAIELNGVPDSEWAAFKRMLERTDPDFAN; this comes from the coding sequence ATGGACGACCAGACCCTCCAAATCCGGATCGACCTCGCCGCGGCCTACCGGCTGATTCACCGGCTTGGTCTCGACGACAGCATCTACACCCACATTTCGGTGCGGCTTCCGGGCCGAAACGACCGCTTCCTGATCAATCCCTATGGGCTGCGTTTCGAGGAAGTGACTGCATCCAACCTGGTGACAGTCGACCTTGACGGAAACGTCATCGACGATCCCCTGGGGCTCGGCATCAACCCGGCGGGCTTCACGATTCACAGTGCCATCCATGCCGCGCGGCATGATGCCATCTGCGTCCTGCACACGCACACGGTGTCGGGCATCGCCGTCGCCTGCCAGAAGCGGGGGCTGCTGCCGCTCAATCAATGGTCGCTGCAGTTCAGCGGCTGCCTCGCCTATCACGACTACGAAGGCATCGCGCTCGATCTGGATGAGCGTTCGCGCCTCGTCGCCGATCTCGGCGACAAGTTCGTGATGGTGTTGCGCAATCACGGCATGCTGACCTGCGGGCGCTCGGTCGCCGAAGCGTTCAAGCTGATGCATAACCTGGAGCGCTCCTGCCGCGCCCAGCTCGCCGTCCAGTCATCCGGCGCCGAGATCATCGAGCTTTCTGACGCGGTGGCCCACAAGACGGCCGGCCAGTATGCGACTTTCTACGATGCGATCGAGCTCAACGGCGTGCCCGACAGCGAATGGGCCGCCTTCAAGCGGATGCTGGAACGGACCGATCCCGATTTTGCGAACTGA
- a CDS encoding ABC transporter substrate-binding protein, translated as MCVLSTTAMAEGPKAGGVVNAVIQPEPPSLMVGLVQNGPTQMVAGNIYEGLLRYSPKLDPLPGLAESWSVSEDGKVYTFKLVKGVTWHDGKPFTSADVLFSIEFLKQTHARARGNLVQLDKVEAPDESTVVFTLKQPFGPFIGIFEVGSLPMIPKHIYEGTDFKSNPANNTPIGTGPFMFKEWQKGSFIRLVKNPNYHVKGKPNIDEIYWHVIPDAAARSVAYETGKVDVLPGGSVENFDVPRLSKLKNTCVTGAGWEFFSPHSWLWLNNRSGPTANKKFRQALMFAIDRNMAKDVVWNGLGKVATGPSGSAIKYYTGAVPKYDYDPAKAKALLKEAGYKGEKVRMLPLPYGETWQRWAEMVRQNLQDVGINVEMIATDVPGWNQKVSEWDYDIAFTYLYQYGDPALGVGRNYVSSQIAKGSPFNNVEGYSNPEIDKLFADGAVAFPDAAREEIYAKAQKILVEDVPVAWMLELQFPTITRCGVKNLVTTGIGVNDGFRDAWIEK; from the coding sequence ATGTGCGTGCTGAGTACGACCGCAATGGCCGAGGGGCCGAAAGCAGGCGGAGTCGTCAACGCCGTGATCCAGCCGGAGCCGCCGAGCCTGATGGTCGGTCTGGTGCAGAACGGTCCGACCCAGATGGTGGCCGGCAACATCTATGAAGGCCTGCTGCGCTACAGCCCCAAGCTCGATCCCCTGCCCGGCCTCGCCGAAAGCTGGTCGGTCAGCGAGGATGGCAAGGTCTACACGTTCAAGCTCGTGAAGGGCGTGACTTGGCATGACGGAAAGCCGTTCACGTCAGCCGACGTCCTGTTCTCGATCGAATTCCTGAAGCAGACGCACGCGCGCGCCCGGGGCAATCTGGTTCAGCTCGACAAGGTGGAAGCGCCGGACGAATCGACCGTCGTCTTCACGCTGAAGCAGCCATTCGGCCCGTTCATCGGCATCTTCGAAGTCGGCTCGCTGCCGATGATCCCGAAGCACATCTATGAAGGCACCGATTTCAAGTCCAACCCAGCCAACAACACGCCCATTGGCACCGGTCCCTTCATGTTCAAGGAATGGCAGAAGGGCTCGTTCATCCGCCTCGTCAAGAATCCGAACTACCACGTCAAGGGCAAGCCGAACATCGACGAGATCTATTGGCACGTGATTCCGGACGCCGCCGCGCGCTCAGTCGCCTACGAGACCGGCAAGGTCGACGTGCTGCCGGGCGGCTCGGTGGAAAACTTCGACGTGCCGCGCCTGAGTAAGTTGAAGAACACCTGCGTCACCGGCGCGGGCTGGGAATTCTTCAGCCCGCATTCCTGGCTCTGGCTCAACAACCGCTCGGGTCCCACAGCGAACAAGAAATTCCGCCAGGCGCTGATGTTTGCGATCGATCGCAACATGGCCAAGGACGTGGTCTGGAACGGCCTCGGCAAGGTCGCCACCGGTCCGTCCGGCTCGGCAATCAAGTACTACACGGGCGCGGTGCCGAAATACGATTACGATCCCGCCAAGGCAAAGGCCCTGCTCAAGGAAGCCGGCTACAAAGGCGAGAAGGTTCGCATGCTGCCCCTGCCCTATGGCGAGACGTGGCAGCGCTGGGCCGAGATGGTTCGCCAGAACCTGCAGGACGTCGGGATCAATGTCGAAATGATCGCGACCGACGTGCCCGGCTGGAACCAGAAGGTCTCAGAATGGGACTACGATATCGCCTTCACCTATCTCTATCAGTACGGCGATCCCGCGCTCGGCGTCGGCCGCAACTATGTCTCCAGCCAGATCGCCAAGGGCTCGCCGTTCAACAACGTCGAAGGCTATTCGAATCCCGAGATCGACAAGCTGTTCGCCGACGGCGCGGTGGCCTTCCCCGATGCGGCGCGTGAAGAGATCTACGCCAAGGCGCAGAAGATTCTGGTCGAGGACGTGCCGGTGGCATGGATGCTCGAACTGCAATTCCCCACGATCACGCGCTGCGGCGTCAAAAACCTGGTCACAACAGGCATCGGCGTGAACGACGGTTTCCGCGACGCCTGGATCGAGAAGTAA
- a CDS encoding ABC transporter permease, giving the protein MISFIAQRIAKAVIVLLALVVLNFFLIRMAPGDPAVVMAGEAGAGDQLFIAQLREKFGLDQPLPVQLFLYVKGILSLDLGFSFRQQMPVSKLILDRLPATLLLTGTAFAISLAFGILFGALAARFAGTWADTAITVAALIFYATPLFWVALMAILLFSVTMDWLPSFGYETVGAGYTGLAHVLDVAAHLILPATTIGLFFMATYARMTRASMLEVNRLDFVKTARAKGLSDAVIQRRHVLRNALLPVVTLAGLQAGTLVGGAVLTETVFAWPGIGRLMYEALLQRDYNLLLGVFVVCSAMVLAFNLITDLVYRSVDPRIEFAS; this is encoded by the coding sequence ATGATTTCCTTCATCGCCCAGCGGATCGCGAAGGCCGTCATCGTCCTTCTCGCGCTCGTCGTGCTCAACTTCTTCCTGATCCGCATGGCGCCGGGTGATCCGGCGGTGGTGATGGCCGGCGAAGCCGGCGCGGGCGACCAGCTCTTCATCGCTCAACTGCGCGAGAAGTTCGGGCTCGACCAGCCGCTGCCGGTGCAACTCTTTCTCTATGTCAAAGGCATTCTCAGCCTCGATCTCGGATTCTCGTTTCGCCAGCAGATGCCGGTGTCGAAACTGATCCTCGATCGCCTTCCGGCGACCCTGCTCCTGACGGGGACCGCGTTCGCAATCTCGCTCGCCTTCGGCATCCTGTTCGGCGCATTGGCAGCCCGGTTTGCCGGCACCTGGGCTGACACCGCGATCACGGTCGCCGCCCTGATCTTCTATGCCACGCCGCTGTTCTGGGTCGCGCTGATGGCGATCCTGCTGTTTTCAGTCACGATGGATTGGCTGCCGAGTTTTGGCTACGAGACGGTCGGCGCAGGCTACACCGGGCTGGCGCATGTGCTCGACGTCGCCGCCCATCTGATCCTGCCGGCCACCACCATCGGCCTGTTCTTCATGGCCACCTACGCCCGCATGACCCGCGCCTCGATGCTCGAAGTCAACCGGCTCGACTTCGTCAAGACGGCGCGCGCCAAGGGCCTGTCGGATGCGGTGATCCAGCGCCGACACGTGCTGCGCAACGCGCTTTTGCCGGTCGTCACCCTCGCCGGCCTGCAGGCCGGAACGCTGGTGGGCGGCGCGGTGCTGACCGAGACCGTGTTCGCATGGCCGGGCATCGGCCGGCTGATGTACGAGGCGCTGCTGCAGCGCGACTACAATCTCTTGCTCGGCGTCTTCGTCGTGTGCTCGGCGATGGTGCTGGCCTTCAACCTGATCACGGACCTGGTCTATCGCTCCGTCGATCCCCGCATCGAGTTCGCATCATGA
- a CDS encoding 4Fe-4S binding protein — protein sequence MPLDAEAIGRGCTAKITQANQLCGLDLDRFKEALAAGTPITVACTQEAPLFREVAENSPQAELTFVNIRETGGWSKDAASAGPKAAALIAAASEEMPPLQLVTLESSGVALIYGRDEIAIEAAQRLADRLDITVLLTKPGDVTPRRANEFPVLKGTIRNARGHLGQFELAIDDYALPSPSSRAKLVFGPSRDGATSTCDLILDLSGGTPLFPAHELRPGYLRADPRDKAAVERAIADAGNMVGTFDKPRFVNFEPSLCAHSRSSITGCTRCLDLCPTGAITPNGNAVAIDANVCAGCGSCASVCPTGAASYALPSADALMRRLRTLLQTYRKAGGSDAVVLFHDGEHGEDIIDALARFGDGLPANVLPLRVNEVTQIGPEIIASVFAYGGCGAALLTRAKPRHDITALRRAAETSDTIISALGFGTGLVRIIETDDPDQLRAALDSAPRGIATQRPAGFMPRGAKRGVLETTFRELHLAAPTPVDVVPLAPGAPFGTVNLNVDGCTLCHACVTACPTGALSDNPDRAMLRFTESLCVQCGLCQSTCPEKVISIEPRLDFQAWNTPQRVLKEEEPFNCIACGKPFGTKSSIDRVLAKLGGERHWMFQGANAKRLDVIKMCADCRVEAVVNESFDPHAVPQRPPVMSTEDYLRAREAKKDDPLGS from the coding sequence ATGCCGCTCGATGCGGAAGCGATCGGCCGTGGCTGCACGGCCAAGATCACGCAGGCGAACCAGCTTTGCGGCCTCGATCTCGACCGCTTCAAGGAGGCGCTCGCCGCAGGCACGCCGATCACGGTTGCCTGCACCCAGGAAGCGCCATTGTTTCGGGAAGTCGCGGAAAATTCGCCGCAAGCCGAGCTCACCTTCGTCAACATCCGCGAGACCGGCGGCTGGTCGAAGGATGCCGCTTCCGCCGGTCCGAAAGCCGCCGCGCTGATCGCGGCGGCAAGCGAAGAGATGCCGCCGCTACAGCTGGTAACGCTTGAGAGCAGCGGCGTTGCGCTGATCTATGGCCGGGATGAAATCGCAATCGAGGCAGCCCAACGTCTCGCCGACCGGCTCGACATCACTGTGCTTCTGACCAAACCCGGCGACGTGACCCCACGGCGCGCGAACGAATTTCCCGTGCTCAAGGGCACGATCCGCAACGCCCGCGGCCATCTCGGGCAATTCGAGCTTGCGATCGACGATTACGCGCTGCCGTCCCCGTCCTCGCGCGCAAAGCTCGTGTTCGGGCCTTCGCGCGATGGCGCGACGTCGACCTGCGATCTGATCCTCGATCTCTCGGGCGGAACGCCGCTGTTTCCCGCGCATGAATTGCGCCCCGGTTATTTGCGCGCCGATCCGCGCGACAAGGCCGCCGTCGAACGCGCGATCGCGGATGCCGGTAACATGGTCGGCACTTTCGATAAACCGCGCTTTGTCAATTTCGAACCGTCGCTCTGCGCGCATTCGCGCTCGTCCATCACCGGATGCACGCGCTGCCTCGATTTGTGTCCGACCGGCGCGATCACACCGAACGGCAACGCGGTTGCGATCGACGCCAATGTCTGCGCCGGTTGCGGCTCCTGCGCTTCCGTGTGCCCAACGGGTGCTGCGTCCTACGCATTGCCGAGCGCGGACGCCCTGATGCGGCGGCTGCGGACGCTGCTGCAGACCTATCGCAAGGCCGGCGGCAGCGATGCGGTGGTGTTGTTTCACGACGGCGAGCACGGCGAGGACATCATCGATGCGCTGGCGCGGTTCGGCGACGGCTTGCCGGCCAACGTCCTGCCGCTGCGTGTCAACGAGGTGACGCAGATCGGGCCGGAGATCATTGCTTCCGTGTTCGCCTATGGCGGCTGCGGCGCCGCGCTGCTGACGCGCGCCAAGCCGCGCCACGATATTACAGCCCTTCGCCGTGCGGCCGAAACATCGGACACCATCATCTCGGCGCTCGGCTTCGGCACCGGCCTGGTCCGGATCATCGAGACCGACGATCCGGACCAACTGCGCGCCGCGCTGGATAGCGCCCCTCGCGGGATCGCCACGCAAAGGCCGGCCGGCTTCATGCCGCGAGGCGCGAAGCGCGGCGTGCTGGAGACGACGTTTCGCGAGCTTCACCTCGCAGCTCCCACGCCGGTCGACGTCGTGCCGCTGGCGCCCGGCGCGCCGTTCGGCACCGTGAACCTGAATGTAGACGGCTGCACGCTGTGCCACGCCTGCGTCACCGCCTGCCCGACCGGTGCGCTATCGGACAATCCCGATCGCGCGATGCTGCGCTTCACTGAAAGCCTGTGCGTGCAGTGCGGGCTGTGCCAATCCACCTGCCCCGAGAAAGTCATCAGCATCGAGCCGCGTCTGGACTTCCAGGCCTGGAATACGCCGCAGCGCGTGCTGAAGGAGGAAGAGCCGTTCAACTGCATCGCGTGCGGCAAGCCCTTTGGCACCAAGAGCTCGATCGATCGCGTGCTGGCCAAACTCGGCGGCGAGCGGCACTGGATGTTCCAGGGCGCCAATGCGAAACGTCTCGACGTCATCAAGATGTGCGCGGATTGCCGCGTCGAAGCCGTGGTGAACGAAAGCTTCGACCCGCATGCGGTGCCGCAGCGCCCGCCTGTCATGTCGACCGAAGATTATTTGCGCGCGCGCGAAGCAAAGAAGGACGATCCGCTTGGATCGTGA
- a CDS encoding DUF6505 family protein translates to MLKFPRTIRLDPSDTFVFERAAEPGEWAVSGAFIYWNRDPATLGQKQRVALRSGFLGIDSLGWSTLAVVTEATEAERQAMIERLAGHLMDKFGAPDAHAARLAAEEEIAFAGSLCDHPPQTLLAVQRSVENGEIRERFRTLKPRLGAADADRLHAHASAFTFHEVEGDDEPADEVDLRGLIRTDGKTTDRT, encoded by the coding sequence ATGTTGAAGTTTCCGCGAACCATCAGGCTGGACCCGTCCGATACCTTTGTTTTCGAGCGAGCGGCGGAACCCGGCGAATGGGCGGTTTCCGGCGCGTTCATATACTGGAACCGGGATCCGGCGACGCTTGGCCAGAAGCAGCGCGTGGCGCTCCGTTCGGGCTTTCTTGGGATCGACAGTCTCGGATGGTCGACCCTTGCCGTCGTCACCGAAGCAACCGAAGCGGAACGGCAGGCGATGATCGAGCGGCTCGCCGGGCATTTGATGGATAAATTCGGCGCGCCTGATGCGCATGCCGCGCGTCTTGCGGCCGAGGAGGAGATCGCGTTCGCAGGCTCGCTCTGCGATCATCCGCCGCAGACCCTGCTGGCCGTGCAGCGCAGCGTCGAGAATGGCGAAATCCGCGAACGCTTTCGGACGCTGAAGCCGCGCTTAGGTGCCGCAGATGCCGACCGGTTGCACGCCCATGCCAGCGCCTTTACCTTCCATGAAGTCGAAGGCGATGATGAACCTGCTGATGAGGTCGATCTTCGCGGACTAATCAGAACCGACGGCAAGACGACGGATCGTACATGA
- a CDS encoding biotin/lipoate--protein ligase family protein → MIARLGDTEQTLDLPPGYTLVALRELGDAFAHAREIAAEAGAGTLVWVRRYDLVEFAVVLEPDEPLSSARRAFFAGMNALADAIAAHCPPEREVAFDWPDAIRFDAGLLGGGRLAWPSDCAEDEVPGWLVFGVILRAAAMAHIPEVQAASGVSLLSEGFEMVETDAIIESFSRHLMTAFDRWKERGFEAIARDYLERLPKNKAGERRGIDVNGDLLVRPPAGSAAPERSSLVDALARASWYDPQARGPKFE, encoded by the coding sequence GTGATCGCTCGTCTCGGGGATACGGAACAGACGCTCGATCTGCCGCCCGGTTATACTTTGGTCGCGTTGCGCGAGCTCGGCGACGCCTTTGCCCATGCGCGCGAGATCGCGGCGGAGGCGGGAGCCGGGACGCTGGTATGGGTGCGCCGCTACGATCTGGTCGAGTTCGCGGTGGTGCTTGAGCCGGACGAGCCGCTCAGCTCGGCGCGCCGGGCGTTCTTTGCCGGCATGAATGCGCTGGCGGATGCGATCGCCGCCCATTGTCCGCCGGAACGCGAGGTCGCGTTCGATTGGCCCGACGCTATCAGGTTCGACGCCGGGTTGCTCGGCGGCGGACGACTGGCCTGGCCTTCGGATTGCGCCGAAGACGAGGTGCCGGGCTGGCTCGTGTTCGGCGTGATCCTGCGCGCGGCCGCCATGGCGCATATCCCGGAGGTGCAGGCCGCCTCCGGCGTGTCCCTGCTGAGCGAAGGTTTCGAGATGGTAGAGACCGATGCGATCATCGAAAGCTTCAGCCGCCATTTGATGACCGCGTTCGACCGCTGGAAAGAGCGCGGCTTCGAGGCGATCGCGCGGGACTATCTGGAGCGGCTTCCCAAGAACAAAGCCGGTGAGCGCCGCGGCATCGACGTCAATGGCGATCTTCTGGTGAGGCCGCCTGCCGGCAGCGCAGCGCCGGAGCGGAGCAGCCTCGTGGATGCGCTGGCGAGGGCCAGTTGGTATGATCCGCAGGCGCGGGGTCCGAAATTCGAATGA
- a CDS encoding DUF6352 family protein: MREFWVASGHHLTRRADHGGLVATPELIMAYLARPELLPPADACEAELHLHESLMADPLRPVSGADIAALADADARENWAFMVNFRDRLMAAPSLEAVYVALARKGAGDLPPIFLSQLCHLILRNALEGCDDPYILRAAELFYRSQLAAIHEGTLLLADAEVIEAEQHAQHDLHSSPLTAMLQQPKSFGEMDVMDDENAWTYWSRSDAHAMVMNLGGNKKARAGLCRVIERWIAHLLGITVNVETIASIEDRDWRWFIGLDSEATRIGNALWRGERLEGGVAERIVALMRLTFEDARLVDERVGNKPVYLILAMGADKVVRLKPQNLVAGLPLAATANAT, from the coding sequence ATGAGAGAATTCTGGGTCGCCTCGGGCCATCACCTCACGCGCCGCGCCGATCATGGCGGGCTGGTGGCGACGCCCGAGCTTATCATGGCCTATCTGGCGCGGCCTGAATTGCTGCCCCCGGCCGACGCCTGCGAGGCCGAGCTACACCTGCATGAGAGCCTGATGGCCGATCCGCTGCGCCCGGTGTCAGGCGCCGATATCGCCGCGCTCGCCGACGCGGATGCGCGCGAAAACTGGGCCTTCATGGTGAATTTCCGCGACCGGCTGATGGCTGCGCCGTCGCTGGAGGCGGTTTATGTCGCACTGGCCCGCAAGGGGGCCGGCGATCTGCCGCCGATCTTCCTGTCGCAATTGTGCCACCTGATCCTGCGCAACGCGCTCGAAGGCTGCGACGATCCTTATATCTTGCGGGCGGCCGAACTGTTCTATCGCAGCCAGCTCGCGGCCATTCACGAAGGCACGTTGCTGCTGGCCGATGCCGAGGTGATCGAGGCCGAGCAGCATGCCCAGCACGACCTGCATTCATCGCCGCTGACGGCCATGCTGCAGCAGCCGAAGTCCTTTGGCGAGATGGATGTCATGGACGACGAAAACGCCTGGACCTATTGGTCGCGGTCGGATGCGCATGCGATGGTCATGAATCTTGGCGGCAACAAGAAAGCGCGCGCCGGGCTGTGCCGGGTCATCGAGCGCTGGATTGCTCATTTGCTGGGTATTACCGTCAACGTCGAAACAATTGCCTCGATCGAGGATCGCGACTGGCGCTGGTTCATCGGCCTCGACAGCGAGGCGACGCGGATCGGCAATGCGCTGTGGCGCGGCGAGCGGCTGGAGGGCGGCGTCGCCGAGCGCATCGTGGCCTTGATGCGGCTGACATTCGAAGATGCGCGGCTGGTGGATGAGCGGGTCGGCAACAAGCCCGTCTATCTCATCCTCGCCATGGGCGCGGACAAGGTGGTGCGGCTAAAGCCGCAAAATCTGGTTGCGGGTCTGCCGCTTGCGGCGACTGCGAACGCCACATGA
- a CDS encoding histone deacetylase family protein has protein sequence MKAVYTELHRSHDPQFFLVRGVIKRTTEQPERADRLLAGLKAGKHTLVEPTLFGQGPRARVHSAEYLRFMEEAWDAWVALGDSGSEMIPNVHPVRYGATYPTHIVGRLGWHAADTGAPIGKGTYAAACAATDVATTAAQLVMDGEDAVYALCRPPGHHAYADMSGGFCFFNNSAVAAAQLRLTHERVAILDVDVHHGNGTQGIFYERPDVLTVSIHADPVFFYPYVWGYAHERGAGNGLGANLNIPLPKGTGDDDYIKALGDAEKTIRAFAPGALVVALGLDASEHDPLAGLAVTTAGFRRIGAAIARLGLPTVFVQEGGYLSDILGANLTAVLGGFEEAR, from the coding sequence GTGAAGGCCGTCTACACCGAACTGCATCGCAGCCACGATCCGCAATTCTTTCTGGTGCGCGGCGTGATCAAGCGCACCACCGAGCAGCCCGAACGCGCCGACCGGTTGCTGGCGGGGCTGAAGGCCGGCAAGCACACCCTGGTCGAGCCGACGCTGTTCGGTCAGGGCCCGCGCGCGCGGGTGCACAGCGCGGAATATCTGCGCTTCATGGAGGAGGCCTGGGACGCCTGGGTCGCGCTCGGCGATTCCGGTTCGGAAATGATTCCCAACGTCCACCCCGTTCGCTACGGCGCGACGTATCCAACGCATATCGTCGGCCGCCTCGGCTGGCACGCGGCGGATACGGGCGCTCCGATCGGCAAGGGCACTTACGCTGCCGCCTGCGCCGCCACCGATGTGGCCACGACCGCGGCGCAACTCGTCATGGACGGCGAAGACGCGGTTTATGCGCTGTGCCGGCCGCCGGGTCATCATGCCTATGCCGATATGTCGGGCGGCTTCTGTTTCTTCAACAACAGTGCGGTGGCTGCGGCGCAGCTTCGGCTCACGCATGAGCGCGTCGCAATCCTCGACGTCGACGTGCATCACGGCAACGGCACGCAGGGTATCTTCTATGAACGGCCGGACGTTCTCACTGTGTCGATTCACGCCGATCCCGTCTTCTTTTATCCCTACGTCTGGGGATATGCGCATGAACGCGGCGCGGGCAACGGATTGGGCGCAAATCTCAACATCCCGCTGCCGAAGGGCACCGGAGATGACGACTACATCAAGGCGCTTGGTGACGCCGAGAAAACCATCCGCGCGTTTGCGCCCGGCGCGCTGGTGGTGGCGCTCGGCCTCGATGCTTCCGAGCACGATCCGCTCGCCGGCCTTGCGGTGACCACGGCGGGCTTCCGTCGCATCGGCGCCGCGATCGCGCGGCTCGGCTTGCCGACGGTTTTCGTTCAGGAGGGCGGTTATCTCTCCGATATTCTCGGCGCCAATCTCACCGCGGTGCTCGGCGGCTTCGAAGAAGCCCGCTAG
- a CDS encoding GntR family transcriptional regulator yields MSLPVGLPAIADSDLVGQIARILMQAIVQGRLPPGSKVVEAGIARELGVSRAPVREAARLLEKQGLLVASPRRGFFVRKLEIRNIDEIYDLRLCIERHASVLAARRLTPESRDMLRRQIDVLHRTADLEDPARQVEEDYRFHRLIFEIADNRRLLRLFDDLAAELRMVIGLIGRLYDDPHEIARTHEPLLAAIEAGHPERITAHVDYHIGHAWREVGKLVRELAPPAGNIAEPPSGILIPTNGVTV; encoded by the coding sequence ATGTCTCTTCCAGTTGGATTACCGGCGATCGCGGACAGCGATCTGGTCGGCCAGATCGCGCGCATCCTGATGCAGGCCATTGTTCAGGGGCGCCTGCCGCCAGGCTCGAAGGTGGTCGAAGCGGGGATTGCCCGCGAGCTAGGCGTCAGCCGTGCGCCGGTGCGCGAGGCAGCGCGGCTTCTGGAGAAACAGGGCCTCTTGGTCGCGAGCCCGCGGCGCGGCTTCTTTGTCCGCAAACTCGAAATCAGGAACATCGACGAAATCTACGATTTGCGTCTGTGCATCGAACGGCACGCCAGCGTGCTGGCGGCGCGGCGCCTGACGCCGGAGTCGCGCGATATGCTGCGGCGGCAGATCGACGTTCTGCACAGGACCGCAGATCTCGAAGACCCCGCCCGGCAGGTGGAGGAGGACTATCGTTTTCACCGGCTGATCTTCGAAATTGCTGATAACCGCCGCCTGCTGCGGCTGTTCGATGATCTCGCGGCAGAACTGCGCATGGTGATCGGGCTGATCGGCCGCCTCTATGATGACCCGCACGAGATCGCGCGGACGCATGAGCCGCTGTTGGCAGCGATCGAAGCCGGTCATCCCGAGCGCATCACCGCGCATGTCGACTACCATATCGGTCACGCCTGGCGCGAAGTCGGTAAGCTGGTGCGAGAGCTTGCGCCGCCGGCCGGCAATATCGCTGAACCGCCGAGCGGGATTCTCATTCCAACCAACGGAGTAACCGTGTGA